One Engystomops pustulosus chromosome 11, aEngPut4.maternal, whole genome shotgun sequence DNA window includes the following coding sequences:
- the MMP21 gene encoding matrix metalloproteinase-21 produces the protein MGLLKKNLQSKGFLNFLIKQRIKFSKKLRQLEGSMTSAKTKSQIIVQRTQVGVQLIPITLLLGVKKQHISQQSIKGTGRRSHRGRDTLPSLAEGSTIVDMKAGTFILLIFQCSVVSRFSNSERLFHRRDHSDMEPSNLQQAELVTDVVSAQQYLSKYGWTEPVIWGDPITKENEHLQDIHSVQEATGQSSPDPKKSSPFVEALKKFQKLNNLPVTGSLDDATINAMNKPRCGVPDNQALKTIQEQPNLTQTSSKANSNKTTTSQDDGAPKRRSKRFLDLIMFSNKYKKEPEASQNPGGKVFSKKLLKWRMMGEGYSSQLSISEQRYVFRLAFRMWSEVMPLDFEEDNTSPLSQVDIKLGFGRGRHLGCSRAFDGSGQEFAHAWFLGDIHFDDDEHFTAPSSDNGISLLKVAVHEIGHVLGLSHIHRTGSIMQPNYIPQESGFELDWSDRKAIQNLYGSCEGPFDTVFDFVRKERNQYGEIAIRYNTYFFRKGWYWMYENRNNRTRYGDPITISTGWQGIPAENIDAFVHVWTWTKDIYYFFKGTVYWRYDNENDKAFSQDPQGKTYPRPISQGFPGIPSPISAAYFDRRTQRIYFFKDAQVFAFDVNKNQALPNFPQKILDVFPAIVRNNHPRTHVDAAYFSYSHKSLFLFKGKHFWRVVSEVERRANPSLPPNGLYPQRAISEQWFDICNVHSSLLKL, from the exons ATGGGTCTTCTGAAGAAGAACCTTCAGTCTAAAGGGTTCCTCAACTTTTTGATTAAGCAGAGGATAAAGTTTTCAAAGAAACTGAGACAACTGGAAGGCTCCATGACCTCGGCGAAAACCAAAAGTCAAATAATTGTCCAGAGGACACAAGTCGGCGTCCAGCTGATACCCAT AACCTTATTGTTGGGCGTGAAAAAACAACACATTAGTCAGCAGTCCATAAAAGGAACTGGAAGAAGAAGTCATCGAGGCAGAGACACTTTACCGTCCTTGGCTGAAGGCTCAACGATTGTAGACATGAAGGCCGGCACTTTCATCCTACTGATCTTCCAGTGTTCAGTGGTGTCCAGATTCAGCAACTCCGAAAGACTTTTCCATAGGAGGGATCATTCTGATATGGAACCATCTAATCTCCAGCAAGCCGAGCTGGTCACAGACGTGGTTTCAGCACAG caatATTTATCAAAATACGGCTGGACAGAACCGGTAATCTGGGGAGATCCGATCACTAAAGAAAATGAACACTTGCAAGATATCCATTCAGTGCAAGAGGCAACAGGTCAAAGTTCCCCAGATCCAAAAAAAAGTTCTCCCTTCGTTGAAGCTTTGAAAAAGTTTCAGAAACTGAATAACTTACCCGTCACTGGAagcctggatgatgccaccattaaTGCCATGAACAAGCCTAGATGCGGGGTCCCCGATAACCAGGCCTTAAAAACTATCCAGGAACAACCAAACTTGACCCAAACCTCAAGCAAAGCCAACTCCAACAAAACCACCACAAGCCAAGATGATGGAGCTCCTAAGAGACGTTCCAAGAGGTTCCTGGACCTGATAATGTTCTCGAACAAGTATAAGAAGGAGCCGGAGGCGTCTCAGAATCCCGGAGGCAAAGTCTTCAGCAAGAAGCTCCTGAAATGGCGCATGATGGGGGAGGGGTACAGCAGTCAGCTCTCTATAAGCGAGCAGAGGTACGTCTTCAGACTGGCCTTCCGGATGTGGAGCGAGGTCATGCCCTTGGACTTTGAAGAAGACAACACATCACCGTTATCACAGGTTGATATCAAGCTGGGCTTTGGACGAG GGCGGCACCTGGGCTGCTCCAGAGCATTCGACGGATCGGGCCAGGAGTTCGCTCACGCCTGGTTCCTGGGAGACATACATTTCGATGACGATGAACATTTTACCGCCCCGAGCAGCGATAACGGGATCAGTCTCCTAAAA GTTGCGGTTCATGAGATCGGCCACGTTCTTGGACTCTCTCACATCCACCGGACGGGATCGATAATGCAGCCCAATTACATCCCCCAGGAATCGGGTTTTGAACTGGACTGGTCCGATAGGAAAGCGATACAGAACCTGTATG GGTCATGTGAAGGACCTTTCGACACCGTATTCGACTTTGTGAGAAAGGAGAGAAACCAATACGGGGAGATCGCCATCCGCTACAACACCTACTTCTTCCGGAAGGGCTGGTACTGGATGTACGAGAACAGGAATAATCGGACGCGCTATGGAGACCCCATTACCATATCCACTGGATGGCAGGGGATCCCGGCAGAGAACATCGATGCCTTTGTGCACGTCTGGACATGGACCAAGGACATCTACTACTTTTTTAAAG GAACCGTCTACTGGAGATACGATAACGAGAACGACAAAGCCTTCTCCCAGGACCCTCAGGGGAAGACCTACCCCAGGCCCATTTCTCAAGGATTCCCTGGAATTCCCAGTCCAATCAGCGCCGCCTACTTCGACAGAAGGACCCAGAGAATTTACTTCTTTAAAGACGCTCAG GTTTTTGCTTTTGATGTGAACAAAAACCAGGCGCTTCCAAACTTTCCGCAGAAAATCCTGGATGTTTTTCCCGCTATTGTTAGAAACAACCATCCGCGGACTCACGTGGACGCAGCGTACTTCTCCTACAGCCACAAATCTCTCTTTCTATTTAAAGGGAAGCATTTCTGGAGAGTGGTCAGCGAGGTGGAGCGGCGAGCCAACCCTTCCCTGCCCCCCAATGGCTTGTATCCCCAGCGAGCCATCTCCGAGCAGTGGTTTGATATATGTAACGTTCACTCATCATTGTTAAAGCTATGA